In one Brevibacillus composti genomic region, the following are encoded:
- a CDS encoding lysophospholipid acyltransferase family protein — translation MSYYRTFRGLFRFVFSVFYRWQVIGAEHIPKEGPVILCCNHISLWDPPLLGSGIDRQVHFMAKEELFRIPVISFLIQKFGAFPVKRGAGDRTAIRTALKLLEEGKIFGIFPEGTRSKDGTLGPGMSGVSMFALKSNAAVIPVAIKGPYKLFRPVKIIYGQPIDIASLRERKTDSETLKETTDLIMSRIQSLLDQH, via the coding sequence GTGAGTTACTATCGTACATTTCGCGGTCTGTTTCGATTTGTTTTTTCTGTCTTTTATCGATGGCAAGTCATTGGTGCCGAACATATACCTAAGGAAGGTCCTGTTATCCTGTGTTGCAATCATATCTCTTTATGGGACCCGCCTCTGCTTGGCAGCGGTATCGACAGACAGGTTCATTTCATGGCAAAGGAAGAGCTGTTCCGGATTCCGGTGATTTCCTTCCTCATTCAAAAATTCGGTGCGTTTCCGGTAAAACGGGGGGCGGGCGACCGTACCGCCATTCGCACCGCTTTGAAATTGCTTGAAGAGGGAAAAATCTTTGGAATCTTTCCGGAAGGCACGCGCAGCAAAGATGGAACATTGGGGCCTGGCATGTCCGGCGTATCGATGTTTGCCCTCAAATCAAATGCGGCTGTGATTCCGGTTGCGATCAAAGGTCCATACAAGTTGTTCCGTCCCGTCAAGATCATTTACGGCCAGCCGATCGACATCGCATCGCTTCGCGAGCGAAAAACGGACTCCGAGACCTTAAAAGAAACAACCGACCTGATCATGAGCCGTATCCAGTCACTTTTGGATCAACATTGA
- the cmk gene encoding (d)CMP kinase, translated as MNIAIDGPAGAGKSTVAKLVAKQLGYLYIDTGSMYRALAWAAFAHQVPIDDEKAVYELLMKNRITLQRDGETQRIFWNDQDITDSIRTPQVSQYASVVASYALVRQQMLVLQREMAKGGNVVMDGRDIGTHVLPEADVKIFLTASIRKRAERRLQELLQKGHQTDLASLEAEIAERDKRDMEREVAPLRQAEDAVLIDTSELTIPQVVDEILQICKQLGE; from the coding sequence ATGAATATTGCAATTGACGGACCAGCGGGAGCAGGAAAAAGCACCGTAGCCAAACTGGTGGCAAAGCAGCTGGGATACCTGTATATCGATACCGGTTCGATGTATCGCGCACTGGCGTGGGCCGCTTTCGCCCACCAGGTACCGATTGATGACGAGAAAGCGGTATACGAACTCCTGATGAAGAATCGCATCACCCTGCAGCGCGATGGAGAGACGCAGCGCATCTTCTGGAATGACCAGGACATCACCGATTCGATCCGCACGCCGCAGGTGAGTCAGTACGCGTCCGTAGTGGCCAGCTACGCATTGGTACGCCAGCAGATGCTGGTGCTGCAGCGCGAGATGGCCAAAGGCGGCAATGTCGTCATGGACGGCCGGGACATCGGCACACATGTCCTGCCGGAAGCTGACGTGAAGATCTTCCTCACAGCCTCGATCCGGAAGCGAGCTGAGCGAAGATTGCAGGAATTGCTGCAGAAAGGGCACCAAACCGATCTGGCATCCCTGGAGGCGGAGATTGCCGAGAGGGATAAGCGCGACATGGAGAGAGAAGTGGCCCCGTTGCGCCAGGCGGAAGATGCCGTTTTGATCGATACATCAGAGTTGACCATTCCGCAGGTTGTGGACGAGATTCTGCAAATTTGCAAGCAATTGGGTGAATGA
- a CDS encoding flagellar brake protein, protein MLPKIGQTIHLDLTGDGEENQLYTYKSRVADLRDQIAVIELPISEKTGRTSPLLAGTACHAWYIGVDGSRYEFPTTILGRYSENIPVLHMSLPAKEEVRRNQRRNYLRIQTSIEIAVKLDDSIRNYHFLARTADLSGGGLSFTCQETYRLKEQDTLKIWLSLPNKAGQVQHAYAEGEIVRVKAPKEKGKHQWVSVKFVQISESDRAKIVRACYERQLEMRKKGAIE, encoded by the coding sequence ATGCTGCCAAAAATCGGACAAACCATCCACCTTGACCTCACGGGTGACGGGGAGGAGAACCAGCTCTACACGTATAAATCCAGGGTTGCGGATTTACGGGATCAGATCGCTGTCATCGAGCTTCCCATCAGCGAGAAAACAGGACGAACCTCTCCTCTGCTGGCGGGTACCGCATGCCATGCCTGGTACATTGGCGTAGACGGGTCGCGCTATGAATTCCCCACCACGATACTCGGCCGGTACAGCGAGAACATTCCTGTCCTGCACATGAGCCTGCCTGCAAAAGAGGAGGTCAGACGGAACCAGCGGCGCAATTACCTGCGGATTCAAACCAGCATCGAGATTGCCGTCAAGCTGGACGATTCGATCCGGAACTACCACTTTCTGGCGAGGACCGCTGATCTGAGCGGAGGCGGACTGTCCTTCACCTGCCAGGAGACGTACCGCTTGAAGGAACAGGACACCCTGAAGATTTGGCTCTCGCTTCCGAACAAAGCGGGTCAGGTGCAGCACGCGTATGCCGAAGGGGAGATCGTTCGCGTCAAAGCCCCTAAAGAAAAGGGCAAGCATCAATGGGTCTCCGTCAAGTTCGTGCAGATCAGCGAATCAGACCGGGCCAAGATTGTCCGCGCCTGCTATGAAAGGCAGCTCGAGATGCGAAAAAAAGGGGCAATCGAGTAA
- the ypeB gene encoding germination protein YpeB, which translates to MVYGAVARVLMPVALIGLVGAGMWGYQEHNEKNSILIKAENQYQRAFHDLNYHIDKLHDELGKALVINSRSQMTPSLTNVWRLAYAAQSDVGQLPLTLMPFNNTEEFLSKVADFSYKVAVRDLEKKPLTEKEYQTLRVLHNHSKSIQDQLRHVQTNVLDRRLRWMDVETALASDDKKSDNTIIDGFRTIEKKVQEFPEVDWGTSIQSLDKKKQQRIKGIDGKPVSEEEARKIALDFTGLDQNQAKVEVDPNGKAEEYSAYSVRITSGHASSPIYMDVTKRGGKVAWLMNERDVGEQRLTMEQAEASAKKFLEAHGYTDMVVAERDGYEGMAVLTFVPEKNQVRIYPDAVTVKTALDNGSVVSFNATEYLFNNKQRILQKPKVSREEARKKVNPSVKVTEQRLAVIEGKDDGNEVLCWELTCDFDGNAYMVYINALSGEEEEIVKMTTGGEDRARE; encoded by the coding sequence ATGGTATACGGAGCAGTAGCGCGCGTGCTCATGCCGGTAGCCCTGATCGGCCTGGTAGGTGCCGGGATGTGGGGGTACCAGGAGCACAATGAGAAAAACTCGATCCTGATCAAGGCGGAAAACCAGTATCAACGAGCTTTCCACGATCTCAACTACCACATCGACAAGCTGCATGATGAGCTGGGTAAAGCATTGGTGATCAATTCGCGAAGCCAGATGACCCCGTCGCTGACGAATGTGTGGCGCCTCGCCTACGCTGCCCAATCCGATGTGGGGCAGCTCCCGCTGACGCTGATGCCTTTTAACAATACCGAAGAATTTCTCTCCAAGGTAGCCGACTTTTCGTACAAGGTAGCGGTCAGGGATCTCGAGAAAAAACCGTTGACCGAAAAGGAGTACCAGACGCTGCGGGTATTGCACAACCACTCCAAGAGCATTCAGGATCAATTGCGTCACGTCCAGACCAACGTCCTAGACAGGCGCCTGCGCTGGATGGATGTGGAAACCGCTCTGGCGTCGGATGACAAAAAGAGCGACAACACCATCATCGACGGTTTCCGAACGATTGAAAAGAAGGTGCAGGAATTCCCCGAGGTGGATTGGGGGACCAGCATCCAAAGCCTGGACAAGAAGAAACAGCAGCGGATCAAAGGGATCGACGGCAAGCCAGTCTCCGAAGAGGAAGCGAGAAAAATCGCGTTGGACTTTACCGGACTCGATCAAAACCAAGCCAAGGTCGAAGTGGACCCCAATGGCAAGGCAGAAGAATATTCCGCGTACAGCGTGCGAATTACGTCAGGCCATGCGTCTTCGCCGATCTACATGGATGTGACCAAGCGGGGAGGCAAGGTCGCCTGGCTGATGAATGAACGGGATGTAGGAGAGCAGCGGTTGACGATGGAACAGGCGGAAGCCAGCGCCAAAAAGTTTTTGGAAGCACACGGCTATACCGATATGGTCGTGGCCGAAAGAGACGGATACGAGGGGATGGCTGTCCTCACCTTTGTGCCGGAGAAGAACCAGGTGCGCATCTACCCCGATGCGGTGACCGTAAAAACAGCGCTGGACAACGGCAGTGTCGTCAGCTTTAACGCCACCGAGTACCTGTTCAACAACAAGCAGCGCATCCTGCAGAAGCCGAAGGTGTCCAGAGAGGAAGCGAGAAAGAAGGTAAATCCGAGCGTCAAAGTGACGGAACAGCGGCTGGCCGTAATCGAAGGTAAAGATGACGGCAATGAAGTCCTCTGCTGGGAGCTGACCTGCGACTTCGACGGCAACGCCTATATGGTCTACATCAACGCGCTCTCCGGGGAGGAAGAAGAGATCGTCAAGATGACCACGGGCGGGGAAGACAGGGCACGGGAGTAG
- the prsW gene encoding glutamic-type intramembrane protease PrsW, with product MLAVIGAAIAPGIAILSYFYLRDNLEPEPISLVTRSFLFGVLLVFPVMVLQYIMQNEWNWQNELFASIFQSAVVEEFFKWMVIYFAVYKHVEFDEPYDGIVYAVAVSLGFATLENLFYLVLNGVDIAFWRALLPVSGHALFGVWMGFYLGKAKFSGAHRLELRRLWMSLCLPIGLHALYNAIFLTTEYWFWLIVPFMLLLWWQALKKVKRAHDFGSKTLTSRPQ from the coding sequence ATGCTTGCTGTGATCGGTGCGGCAATCGCCCCTGGTATCGCCATCCTGAGTTATTTTTATCTCCGTGACAATCTGGAGCCCGAACCGATTTCTCTGGTTACTCGTTCATTCCTGTTCGGGGTTCTTTTGGTGTTTCCTGTGATGGTTCTGCAGTATATTATGCAGAACGAGTGGAACTGGCAAAACGAACTGTTCGCCAGTATTTTCCAGTCGGCGGTGGTAGAAGAGTTTTTCAAGTGGATGGTCATTTACTTCGCTGTCTATAAACATGTAGAATTCGACGAGCCATACGACGGGATCGTTTACGCGGTAGCCGTTTCTTTGGGATTTGCCACATTGGAAAACCTGTTTTATCTGGTGCTAAACGGTGTGGACATCGCTTTTTGGCGTGCGCTTCTCCCGGTCTCCGGCCATGCCCTGTTCGGGGTCTGGATGGGCTTTTACCTGGGCAAAGCGAAGTTCTCCGGCGCGCATCGCCTGGAGCTGCGCCGCTTGTGGATGTCGCTTTGTTTGCCCATCGGTTTGCACGCGCTGTATAATGCCATCTTTTTGACGACCGAATACTGGTTTTGGCTGATCGTGCCATTCATGCTCCTGCTCTGGTGGCAAGCGCTGAAAAAAGTGAAGCGGGCCCATGATTTTGGTTCTAAAACGCTGACTTCCCGTCCACAATAG
- a CDS encoding asparaginase, whose translation MQKKVLVINTGGTIAMSIDESERVKPQEEHAVEKIQPLLQRYADVTMINYLNLPSPHMTPEIMNQLRLFIQEELMQHGYDGVVVTHGTDTLEETAYFLDLTLPITVPIVVTGAMRSSNELGADGPVNLISAVRTAADPQSSNKGVLVVFNDEIHAARHVTKTHTSNVATFQSPQYGPIGTIAKKHVSYHHAPLVREHYPIANPTANVPLLKAVAGMDPRWLAFLFDQPVDGLVLEAFGLGNVPPAILPEIQKLLDKGIPIVLVSRCFNGQVQDVYDYDGGGRQLKEMGVIFSNGLNGQKARLKLMAALQQTKDFAELQQLFDR comes from the coding sequence ATGCAAAAGAAAGTTTTGGTCATCAACACTGGCGGCACGATCGCCATGTCCATAGATGAAAGCGAGCGCGTAAAACCCCAGGAAGAGCACGCTGTCGAAAAAATACAGCCGCTGCTTCAGCGCTATGCCGACGTGACGATGATAAACTATCTGAACTTGCCAAGTCCGCATATGACGCCTGAAATCATGAACCAGCTCCGCCTCTTCATCCAGGAGGAGCTGATGCAGCACGGCTATGACGGCGTGGTCGTCACGCATGGGACAGACACCCTGGAGGAAACCGCCTATTTCCTCGATCTCACGCTGCCGATTACCGTCCCGATCGTCGTCACTGGCGCGATGCGCAGCAGCAATGAGCTGGGCGCGGACGGACCGGTCAATCTGATTTCTGCGGTGCGGACGGCTGCCGATCCACAAAGCAGCAACAAAGGGGTACTGGTCGTATTCAACGACGAAATCCACGCTGCCAGACACGTCACCAAGACACACACCAGCAATGTCGCGACCTTCCAGTCTCCTCAGTACGGCCCGATTGGCACGATCGCGAAGAAGCACGTCAGCTACCACCATGCCCCGCTGGTCCGGGAGCATTACCCAATCGCCAATCCGACGGCCAACGTGCCGCTTTTAAAAGCCGTGGCAGGCATGGATCCGCGCTGGCTTGCTTTTCTCTTTGACCAGCCAGTAGACGGACTTGTCCTGGAAGCATTTGGGCTGGGAAATGTGCCCCCCGCCATCCTCCCCGAGATCCAGAAGCTGCTGGACAAAGGAATTCCGATCGTTCTCGTCTCCCGCTGCTTTAACGGGCAGGTTCAAGACGTGTACGATTACGACGGCGGCGGTCGTCAGCTGAAAGAAATGGGTGTCATCTTCTCCAATGGACTAAATGGGCAAAAAGCCCGCCTGAAACTGATGGCGGCCCTGCAACAGACCAAAGACTTTGCCGAGCTGCAGCAGTTGTTCGACCGATAG
- a CDS encoding Glu/Leu/Phe/Val family dehydrogenase has translation MGNHEVVTENTQGQKKQQESLNLLHSTQTVIKEALEKLGYQEAMYELLKEPLRVLTVRIPVRMDNGEVKVFTGYRAQHNDAVGPAKGGIRFHPEVTEDEVKALAIWMSLKAGIVDLPYGGGKGGIICDPREMSFRELERLSRGYVRAISQIVGPTKDIPAPDVFTNSQIMAWMMDEYSRIREFDAPGFITGKPIALGGSHGRETATAKGVTICIHEAAKRRGIDLKGARVVVQGFGNAGSYLSKFMHDAGAKVVGISDAYGALYDPNGLDIDYLLDRRDSFGTVTKLFTNTITNKELLELDCDILVPAAIENQITAENAHNIKAQIVVEAANGPTTLEATKILTERGILLVPDVLASAGGVTVSYFEWVQNNQGYYWSEEEVIEKLEKVLVKAFDNVYSLAQTRRIDMRLAAYMVGVRKTAEASRFRGWV, from the coding sequence ATGGGTAATCACGAAGTGGTAACCGAAAACACCCAAGGACAGAAAAAACAACAAGAGAGCTTGAACTTGTTGCATTCTACCCAAACGGTGATCAAAGAAGCACTTGAAAAGCTAGGTTACCAGGAAGCAATGTACGAACTCTTGAAGGAGCCGTTGCGCGTTCTGACCGTACGCATTCCGGTTCGCATGGACAACGGAGAAGTAAAGGTCTTTACCGGTTATCGCGCACAGCATAACGATGCAGTTGGTCCTGCCAAGGGGGGCATTCGTTTCCACCCTGAGGTTACAGAGGATGAAGTTAAAGCGCTTGCAATTTGGATGAGCCTGAAAGCCGGCATCGTCGACCTGCCTTATGGCGGCGGTAAAGGCGGCATTATCTGCGACCCGCGTGAAATGTCGTTCCGTGAACTGGAGCGCCTGAGCCGCGGTTATGTTCGCGCAATCAGCCAAATTGTCGGTCCAACAAAAGACATTCCTGCTCCTGACGTGTTCACGAACTCGCAAATTATGGCTTGGATGATGGACGAGTACAGCCGGATTCGGGAATTTGATGCCCCTGGCTTCATTACCGGAAAACCGATCGCACTGGGCGGTTCCCACGGTCGTGAAACCGCGACGGCAAAAGGGGTAACCATCTGCATTCACGAAGCAGCCAAGCGCCGCGGCATCGATCTGAAAGGTGCGCGTGTGGTTGTACAGGGCTTCGGAAACGCAGGAAGCTACCTGTCCAAATTCATGCATGACGCGGGCGCGAAAGTCGTCGGCATCTCCGACGCATACGGTGCCCTCTACGATCCGAACGGCTTGGACATCGACTATCTCCTGGACCGTCGTGATTCCTTCGGGACCGTTACGAAATTGTTTACCAATACCATTACAAACAAAGAGCTTTTGGAACTGGATTGCGATATTCTGGTGCCGGCTGCGATCGAGAACCAGATCACGGCGGAAAATGCCCATAATATTAAAGCCCAGATCGTTGTAGAAGCAGCGAATGGACCTACCACGCTGGAAGCGACCAAAATCCTCACAGAGCGCGGCATTCTGCTCGTGCCGGACGTACTGGCCAGCGCCGGCGGCGTAACCGTATCTTACTTCGAGTGGGTACAAAACAACCAAGGTTACTACTGGTCCGAAGAAGAAGTCATCGAAAAGCTGGAAAAAGTGCTGGTAAAAGCATTTGATAACGTATATTCCCTGGCGCAAACCCGCCGTATCGACATGCGTTTGGCTGCATACATGGTGGGTGTCCGCAAAACGGCTGAAGCTTCCCGCTTCCGTGGCTGGGTATAA
- a CDS encoding PIG-L deacetylase family protein produces the protein MKKKRILFVFAHPDDETFTSGVTICHYANQPDVSIHLLCATRGEAGKPGNPPICTQEELPFVREKELMQAAAILGIDSVEFMGYVDKQLSHVPAEELAAKIQDAIKQHQPQIVITFVPHGISGHPDHQAISAATRLAVERFGPDTPVQKLYYVTHATEKTFGDMAPPYTDPLSSITTLISAPQYVKQVAQALAAHRTQHLSVQRVFPGVLQGDTTYVRDTNYFIRVHLDDQPATADREKESDLFAGVLA, from the coding sequence ATGAAAAAGAAGAGAATCTTGTTCGTTTTCGCCCATCCCGATGACGAGACCTTTACCTCGGGAGTAACCATCTGTCACTACGCGAACCAGCCGGATGTCTCCATCCACCTGCTGTGCGCCACCAGAGGAGAGGCAGGCAAGCCTGGCAATCCTCCTATATGCACACAAGAAGAGCTCCCTTTCGTGCGTGAAAAAGAGCTGATGCAGGCCGCTGCCATCCTGGGGATCGACAGTGTGGAGTTTATGGGGTACGTAGACAAACAGCTCTCCCATGTTCCCGCGGAGGAGCTCGCCGCAAAAATTCAGGATGCGATCAAGCAGCACCAGCCCCAAATCGTCATCACGTTTGTTCCTCACGGCATCTCCGGCCATCCCGACCATCAGGCGATTTCTGCGGCAACCCGCCTGGCTGTCGAAAGGTTCGGTCCGGATACACCTGTTCAAAAGCTGTACTATGTAACGCATGCCACTGAAAAGACCTTCGGCGATATGGCCCCTCCCTATACCGATCCGCTGTCCTCGATTACGACGTTGATTTCCGCTCCCCAGTATGTGAAGCAGGTGGCACAGGCTTTGGCCGCCCATCGGACACAGCATCTCTCCGTCCAGCGCGTATTTCCCGGCGTGCTTCAGGGAGACACCACATACGTCCGGGATACGAACTATTTCATACGGGTCCATCTCGATGATCAACCCGCCACAGCCGATCGGGAAAAGGAGTCGGATCTGTTTGCGGGGGTTCTCGCGTAA